One Streptomyces sp. P9-A2 DNA window includes the following coding sequences:
- the ruvB gene encoding Holliday junction branch migration DNA helicase RuvB: protein MTRDEAETAALIERLVVSVTDGEEQAVEAALRPKDLDEFIGQERVREQLDLVLRAARARGATADHVLLSGAPGLGKTTLSMIIAAEMDAPIRITSGPAIQHAGDLTAVLSSLQEGEVLFLDEIHRMSRPAEEMLYMAMEDFRVDVIVGKGPGATAIPLELPPFTLVGATVRAGLLPPPLRDRFGFTGHMEFYEPTELERVIHRSARLLEVVTTPDGAAEIAGRSRGTPRIANRLLRRVRDYAQVRADGWITREIAEAALAVYEVDARGLDRLDRAVLGALLKLFGGGPVGLSTLAVAVGEERETVEEVAEPFLVREGLLARTPRGRIATPAAWEHLGLVPPQQGGPADGREGRR from the coding sequence ATGACCCGGGACGAAGCCGAAACCGCCGCCCTCATCGAGCGGTTGGTGGTATCTGTCACCGACGGGGAGGAACAGGCCGTCGAGGCCGCCCTGCGCCCCAAGGACCTGGACGAGTTCATCGGCCAGGAGAGGGTCCGCGAGCAGCTCGACCTCGTGCTGCGGGCCGCCCGCGCGCGCGGTGCCACCGCCGACCACGTGCTGCTCTCCGGAGCCCCCGGCCTCGGCAAGACCACCCTCTCCATGATCATCGCGGCCGAGATGGACGCCCCCATCCGCATCACCTCGGGGCCGGCCATCCAGCACGCGGGCGACCTGACCGCGGTTCTGTCCTCCCTCCAGGAGGGTGAGGTCCTCTTCCTCGACGAGATCCACCGCATGTCCCGGCCCGCCGAGGAGATGCTCTACATGGCGATGGAGGACTTCCGCGTCGACGTCATCGTCGGCAAGGGTCCCGGCGCCACCGCCATCCCCCTCGAGCTGCCCCCGTTCACCCTGGTCGGCGCCACCGTGCGGGCCGGCCTGCTGCCGCCGCCGTTGCGCGACCGCTTCGGCTTCACCGGCCACATGGAGTTCTACGAGCCCACCGAGCTGGAGCGCGTTATCCACCGCTCCGCCCGGCTGCTGGAGGTGGTGACAACGCCTGACGGTGCCGCGGAGATCGCCGGCCGCTCGCGCGGCACGCCCCGCATCGCCAACCGCCTGCTGCGCCGCGTCCGCGACTACGCCCAGGTCAGGGCCGACGGGTGGATCACCAGGGAGATCGCCGAGGCGGCCCTGGCGGTCTACGAGGTCGACGCCCGCGGCCTGGACCGGCTCGACCGGGCGGTGCTCGGCGCGCTGCTCAAGCTCTTCGGCGGCGGACCGGTCGGTCTGTCCACGCTCGCGGTCGCGGTGGGGGAGGAGCGGGAGACCGTGGAGGAGGTCGCCGAGCCCTTCCTCGTACGGGAGGGGCTCCTCGCCCGCACCCCGCGCGGCCGGATCGCCACACCGGCGGCATGGGAGCACCTCGGCCTCGTCCCGCCGCAGCAAGGTGGTCCCGCCGACGGGCGGGAAGGCCGGCGCTGA
- a CDS encoding crossover junction endodeoxyribonuclease RuvC has product MKTLTLREGTARVLGVDPGLTRCGLGVVDDAPGRPLTVTAAGILCAPADADIGHRLLLIERGIERWLDEYRPGAVAVERVSSRYNVRTVMGTAQASAVAILCAARRGLPVAWHTSSEVKVAVTGSAGAGKAQVGAMVTRLLRLDAPPEPADTADALALAICHIWRTQALNRPQQAHATACPAPALARLRKSTIR; this is encoded by the coding sequence ATGAAGACTTTGACCCTCAGGGAGGGCACCGCGCGGGTGCTCGGCGTGGACCCGGGGCTGACCCGGTGCGGCCTCGGGGTGGTCGACGACGCCCCCGGACGGCCGCTCACGGTGACGGCCGCCGGCATCCTCTGCGCCCCGGCGGACGCGGACATCGGCCACCGCCTCCTCCTCATCGAGCGCGGCATCGAGCGGTGGCTGGACGAGTACCGACCCGGAGCCGTCGCCGTGGAGCGGGTGTCCAGCCGGTACAACGTGCGCACCGTGATGGGCACCGCGCAGGCGAGCGCGGTCGCGATCCTGTGCGCGGCCCGGCGCGGCCTGCCCGTCGCCTGGCACACCTCCAGCGAGGTGAAGGTCGCCGTCACCGGCAGCGCAGGCGCCGGCAAAGCCCAGGTCGGCGCCATGGTCACCCGGCTGCTGCGGCTCGACGCCCCACCGGAGCCGGCCGACACCGCCGACGCCCTGGCGCTCGCCATCTGCCATATCTGGCGCACCCAGGCGCTGAATCGCCCGCAGCAGGCGCACGCCACCGCCTGCCCCGCTCCCGCACTCGCACGACTTCGGAAGAGCACGATCCGATGA
- a CDS encoding ATP-binding protein, with protein MNSFTFTPATKERAKARIALTGPTGSGKTYTALVLGTGIGDRIALIDTEHGSASKYADEFAFDTLPLTTFEPPALVEALAVAAHEGYDVVIVDSLSHFWSGAGGMLEQVDNAAKRVAGGNTFAGWREARPLERAMVDALLAYPGHLIATMRTKTEYVVEADERGRKVPRKVGLKPEQREGIEYEFDIVGDLDHENTLVISKSRAKPLSGRVIRKPDETFAEAVLEWLNAGKPTPSASDYLTTATAPHATYEELRGLYEEVRRHNLLAAAVLDPAGGSTTLGELIVRRGTEAKKETGKGTEQKGEAA; from the coding sequence GTGAACAGCTTCACCTTCACCCCCGCCACCAAGGAGCGGGCCAAGGCCCGCATCGCACTCACCGGGCCCACCGGTTCGGGCAAGACCTACACCGCGCTCGTCCTCGGCACCGGGATCGGCGACCGGATCGCCCTGATCGACACCGAGCACGGCAGCGCTTCCAAATACGCCGACGAGTTCGCCTTCGACACCCTCCCGCTCACGACGTTCGAGCCCCCCGCGCTCGTCGAGGCGCTCGCGGTAGCCGCCCACGAGGGCTACGACGTCGTGATCGTCGACTCGCTCTCGCACTTCTGGTCCGGCGCGGGCGGAATGCTGGAGCAGGTCGACAACGCCGCGAAGCGCGTCGCGGGAGGCAACACCTTCGCCGGCTGGAGGGAGGCCCGCCCTCTGGAGCGGGCGATGGTCGACGCCCTGCTCGCCTACCCCGGCCACCTCATCGCCACCATGCGTACCAAGACCGAGTACGTCGTGGAGGCGGACGAGCGCGGGCGCAAGGTGCCGCGCAAGGTCGGGCTCAAGCCCGAGCAGCGGGAGGGCATCGAGTACGAGTTCGACATCGTCGGCGACCTCGACCACGAGAACACCCTGGTGATCTCCAAGTCCCGGGCGAAGCCGCTCTCCGGGCGCGTCATCCGCAAGCCGGACGAGACGTTCGCCGAGGCCGTCCTGGAGTGGCTCAACGCCGGTAAGCCCACCCCGAGCGCGTCCGACTACCTCACGACCGCCACCGCCCCGCACGCCACCTACGAGGAGCTCCGCGGTCTCTACGAGGAGGTGCGCCGGCACAACCTGCTCGCCGCCGCCGTCCTGGATCCCGCCGGGGGTTCGACCACGCTGGGCGAGCTCATCGTGCGCCGCGGCACCGAGGCGAAGAAAGAGACCGGAAAAGGGACCGAGCAGAAGGGTGAGGCCGCGTGA
- the ruvA gene encoding Holliday junction branch migration protein RuvA — protein MIAFVSGTVAALAPDAAVVEVGGVGMAVQCTPDTLAGLRIGRQARLAVSLVVRENSLTLYGFADDGERQVFELLQTASGVGPRLAQAMLAVQTPEALRRAVAQGDEKALTAVPGIGKKGAQKLLLELAGRLGEPAGAAGAGHPAGAAAPAPWSEQLHAALVGLGYSVHEAEEAIAAVTPAAEAAAADGAAPKVSHLLRAALRTLNRAR, from the coding sequence ATGATCGCCTTCGTCAGCGGCACGGTCGCCGCGCTCGCCCCCGACGCCGCGGTCGTCGAGGTCGGCGGCGTCGGCATGGCCGTCCAGTGCACGCCCGACACCCTGGCCGGGCTCCGCATCGGCCGACAGGCCAGGCTCGCCGTCTCCCTGGTCGTGCGCGAGAACTCGCTCACCCTTTACGGCTTCGCGGACGACGGCGAGCGGCAGGTCTTCGAGCTGTTGCAGACCGCCAGCGGCGTCGGGCCGCGTCTGGCCCAGGCCATGCTCGCCGTGCAGACCCCGGAGGCGCTGCGGCGCGCGGTCGCCCAGGGCGACGAGAAGGCGCTCACCGCCGTCCCCGGCATCGGCAAGAAGGGCGCCCAGAAGCTGCTCCTGGAGCTCGCCGGCCGACTGGGCGAGCCGGCCGGTGCCGCTGGGGCCGGCCACCCGGCCGGCGCCGCCGCTCCCGCGCCCTGGAGCGAACAACTTCACGCGGCGCTCGTCGGCCTCGGGTACTCCGTGCACGAGGCCGAGGAGGCGATCGCGGCCGTCACCCCCGCCGCCGAGGCCGCCGCGGCCGACGGCGCCGCCCCGAAGGTGTCGCATTTGCTGCGTGCCGCCCTGCGCACGCTGAATCGCGCCCGCTGA
- a CDS encoding SRPBCC family protein, translating into MAVMTLRAAGPAPAEDVWSRYVSPACWPAWSPQIRAVRVAGERIAPGMRGEVVSLFGATARFVVECVDEERRQWTWRVRLGPVHMRLRHEVFPRAAGSATTLRAEGPAVALAAYAVPARWALRRLVRG; encoded by the coding sequence ATGGCCGTCATGACCTTGCGGGCCGCGGGACCGGCCCCCGCCGAGGACGTCTGGTCGCGTTACGTCTCACCCGCCTGCTGGCCGGCGTGGTCGCCGCAGATCAGGGCGGTGCGCGTGGCCGGTGAGCGGATCGCACCAGGCATGCGGGGCGAGGTGGTCTCGCTGTTCGGTGCCACCGCGAGGTTCGTCGTGGAGTGCGTCGACGAGGAACGACGGCAGTGGACCTGGCGGGTCCGGCTCGGACCGGTACACATGCGACTGCGTCATGAGGTGTTCCCCCGGGCGGCCGGCTCGGCCACGACACTGCGGGCCGAGGGACCGGCCGTCGCCCTCGCGGCATACGCCGTCCCCGCCCGGTGGGCCCTGAGGCGCCTGGTCCGCGGGTGA
- a CDS encoding single-stranded DNA-binding protein, whose translation MVGETVVTVVGNLTDDPEIRNTPSGEAVTHFTVASTPRTFDRQSNEWRDADTLFLRCSVWRKTAEHVAQSLTRGTRVIVQGRLHQRTYETREGEKRTVIELEALEIGPSLRYADATVSKVSRVGVPGDSLFDTAPSASNDTPGAPDGDKSAPHDHNSSTFPF comes from the coding sequence ATGGTCGGCGAGACCGTCGTCACCGTCGTCGGCAACCTGACCGACGACCCCGAGATCCGCAACACCCCGTCCGGCGAGGCGGTCACCCACTTCACCGTCGCCTCCACGCCCCGCACCTTCGACCGGCAGAGCAACGAGTGGAGGGACGCCGACACACTGTTCCTGCGCTGCTCGGTCTGGCGGAAGACGGCGGAACACGTCGCCCAGTCCCTGACGCGCGGCACCCGTGTCATCGTCCAAGGGCGGCTGCACCAGCGGACGTACGAGACCAGGGAAGGCGAGAAGCGGACCGTCATCGAGCTGGAGGCCTTGGAGATAGGCCCCTCCCTGCGCTACGCCGACGCGACGGTCAGCAAGGTCTCGCGCGTGGGCGTGCCCGGCGACTCCCTCTTCGACACCGCCCCGTCCGCGTCGAACGACACGCCGGGGGCCCCCGACGGGGACAAAAGCGCCCCCCACGACCACAACAGTTCCACGTTCCCCTTCTGA
- a CDS encoding zinc finger domain-containing protein, with protein MTTATARFDRESPATLWFLISQAGHLGCGRWSLGDDGRLRCACGTVLYLYQQPADGAGSGAPESPGTCSRGREERMTPAETAGLAALVAAMCPSMHLEETTTDAWHLLLADLDVADTREAVIRLGRVQSRIDAAGIRAEVRAIREERLARDPLPLPDTDPDDPHRYRAELLAIVTAIASGQRVKRTPAVPAQPPPALAGRSRDALRAHALRVPCPWCRAAAGRACTVPRLGIPLKNAPAHTSRLIAAGPAEGEEEGEPGSEPEDAPKRQRCRRTTDFPRPHVR; from the coding sequence ATGACCACCGCCACAGCGCGCTTCGACAGGGAATCGCCCGCCACCCTGTGGTTCCTGATCTCACAAGCGGGTCACCTCGGCTGCGGCCGCTGGAGTCTCGGGGACGACGGGCGACTGCGCTGCGCCTGCGGGACCGTCCTGTACCTGTACCAGCAGCCGGCGGACGGGGCGGGAAGCGGGGCGCCGGAGTCACCCGGGACGTGCTCCCGCGGAAGGGAGGAACGGATGACGCCGGCCGAGACCGCGGGGCTCGCCGCGCTGGTCGCGGCGATGTGCCCGTCGATGCATCTGGAGGAGACCACGACGGACGCCTGGCACCTCCTGCTCGCCGACTTGGACGTCGCCGATACGCGGGAGGCCGTGATCCGGCTGGGCCGCGTGCAGTCCCGCATCGACGCCGCCGGCATCCGCGCCGAGGTGCGCGCGATCCGGGAGGAGCGGCTCGCCCGCGATCCGCTGCCACTCCCGGACACCGACCCGGACGATCCGCACCGCTATCGCGCGGAACTCCTCGCGATCGTGACCGCGATCGCCTCGGGGCAGCGCGTCAAGCGGACCCCCGCGGTCCCGGCCCAGCCACCTCCCGCCCTCGCCGGCCGCTCGAGGGACGCCCTCCGCGCCCACGCCCTCCGCGTTCCCTGCCCCTGGTGCCGGGCTGCCGCCGGACGTGCCTGCACCGTCCCCCGGCTCGGCATCCCGCTGAAGAACGCTCCGGCCCACACCTCGAGACTCATCGCGGCGGGGCCCGCCGAAGGAGAAGAAGAAGGGGAGCCGGGCAGTGAGCCCGAAGACGCCCCGAAGCGGCAGCGTTGTCGTCGGACAACCGACTTCCCCCGTCCCCACGTGCGTTAG
- a CDS encoding HU family DNA-binding protein, whose product MDRSGLVEAVTHKAADGGDLSLEQVGRVVDALFGTIDRAGAIAEALRAGKTVTLTGFGSFHQEDGGAGLRPGKALNEFVHGQVG is encoded by the coding sequence ATGGACAGGTCCGGGCTGGTCGAGGCGGTCACACACAAGGCGGCGGACGGTGGTGATCTGTCCTTGGAACAGGTCGGCCGGGTCGTCGATGCCCTGTTCGGCACCATCGACCGGGCGGGTGCGATCGCCGAGGCGCTCAGGGCGGGGAAGACCGTCACCCTCACCGGTTTCGGCAGTTTCCACCAGGAGGACGGCGGGGCGGGCCTGCGGCCGGGCAAGGCCCTCAACGAGTTCGTCCACGGCCAGGTCGGCTGA